Proteins encoded within one genomic window of Anopheles gambiae chromosome 3, idAnoGambNW_F1_1, whole genome shotgun sequence:
- the LOC1271338 gene encoding GTP-binding protein 128up: MSTILEKIAQIESEMARTQRNKATAGHLGLLKARLAKLRRELITPKGGGGASEQGFEVSKTGDARVGFVGFPSVGKSTLLSNLAGVYSEVAAYEFTTLTTVPGCIKYKGAKIQLLDLPGIIEGAKDGKGRGRQVIAVARTCNLIFMVLDVLKPLTHKKLLEHELEGFGLRLNKQPPNISYRRKDKGGVNLNATVAQSELDLDTVKTILGEYKIHNADITLKYDATADDLIDVIEGNRIYIPCIYLLNKIDQISIEELDVIYKIPHCVPISAHHHWNFDDLLDMMWQYLKLVRIYTKPKGQLPDYSSPIVLHHEHTTVESFCNKLHRTIAKEFKYALVWGSSVKHQPQKVGIDHVLNDEDVVQIVKKV, translated from the exons ATGAGTACGATTCTGGAAAAGATTGCTCAAATCGAGTCGGAG ATGGCTCGTACCCAACGTAACAAGGCTACGGCGGGACATTTGGGCTTGCTGAAGGCACGGTTGGCCAAGCTGCGGCGCGAGCTCATCACTCCCAAGGGTGGCGGCGGTGCATCGGAACAGGGTTTCGAAGTTTCCAAAACCGGTGACGCCCGGGTCGGCTTTGTTGGGTTTCCCTCGGTGGGCAAATCGACCCTGCTGTCCAATCTGGCCGGTGTCTACTCGGAGGTGGCTGCATACGAGTTCACCACGCTGACGACCGTGCCGGGCTGTATCAAGTACAAGGGCGCCAAGATACAGCTGCTGGATTTGCCCGGAATCATCGAAGGTGCGAAGGATGGTAAGGGTCGCGGTCGGCAGGTAATTGCGGTGGCACGTACCTGCAATCTGATTTTCATGGTGCTGGACGTGCTGAAACCGCTCACGCACAAGAAGCTGCTCGAGCACGAGTTGGAAGGGTTCGGGCTGCGGCTGAACAAGCAGCCGCCGAACATTTCCTACCGCCGGAAGGACAAGGGCGGAGTGAACCTGAACGCCACCGTAGCACAGTCGGAGCTGGACCTGGACACGGTGAAGACGATTCTGGGCGAGTACAAGATTCATAATGCGGACATTACGCTGAAGTACGATGCGACGGCGGACGATCTGATCGACGTGATCGAGGGCAACCGCATTTACATCCCGTGCATCTATCTGCTGAACAAGATCGATCAGATTTCGATCGAGGAGCTGGACGTCATCTATAAAATCCCGCACTGCGTACCAATCTCTGCCCATCACCACTGGAACTTTGACGATTTGCTCGATATGATGTGGCAGTATCTGAAGCTGGTGCGAAT CTATACCAAACCGAAGGGCCAGCTGCCGGACTACAGCTCACCGATTGTGCTGCACCACGAGCATACTACCGTGGAAAGTTTCTGTAACAAGCTTCACCGAACGATTGCGAAAGAATTTAAATA TGCACTTGTGTGGGGTTCGTCCGTCAAGCATCAACCGCAAAAGGTCGGTATCGATCACGTGCTGAACGATGAGGATGTGGTGCAGATTGTAAAGAAGGTTTAA
- the LOC1271337 gene encoding LOW QUALITY PROTEIN: uncharacterized protein LOC1271337 (The sequence of the model RefSeq protein was modified relative to this genomic sequence to represent the inferred CDS: deleted 2 bases in 1 codon), whose protein sequence is MATPIFITVPTKYIPINVAPAVVAKPPTSITPVKPLAKRPASVAPSSVASDDESSSMDEFIVRGKKRRLDHLTWEEKIQRKKLKNRVAAQTSRDRKKAKMEEMEKTIQEQSEQIEQLQNRCSALDTEKSSMYDKYLDLERRFEDLQKRLLAQELQQQQQHQDQKVKQEPQEDDVVKGSVGCVTAGRQTGSAASPRCPQQQGLYKRSGGSANDTPLDGEQRPAAGSPLEDHCHLPALQDMFEDFDVSQLEELAESLLAGVGADLEDIDRAGRPANAEGDRTGQRLSGSVVGPAAELMESGRPETPTGNRLILTTHNYSKSPFYEHSDAAAAPAHPPVVTIQPKRERDELEGSIATTLQHHQPAPILPNGCSDTLYGTYDNETNCITIVLAGDQEQVSETTTVTCMEDGEAVALSEELVLVDQQEQQQQQQVEILMEENCPTSALPSEPFCPLAPITIRPPSPLQDLLSPIAPQPLKSPGGFSSVSDAGYESVGSPTPASIACDKISPTDPSTMSLDYELCDDFNTFWNLDPLFPILE, encoded by the exons atgGCTACCCCAATCTTTATCACCGTACCGACCAAGTACATCCCCATTAACGTGGCTCCGGCGGTGGTGGCCAAACCGCCGACCAGCATAACACCGGTCAAACCGTTGGCCAAACGGCCCGCCTCGGTTGCTCCGTCGTCGGTGGCCTCCGACGACGAATCCTCCTCGATGGATGAGTTTATCGTACGCGGCAAGAAGCGCCGCCTCGATCATCTCACCTGGGAGGAGAAGATTCAACGGAA AAAGTTGAAAAACCGTGTCGCAGCCCAGACGTCGCGCGACCGGAAGAAGGCCAAAAtggaagaaatggaaaagaCGATCCAGGAACAGTCGGAACAGATCGAGCAGCTGCAAAACCGGTGCAGCGCACTGGACACGGAGAAGAGCTCGATGTACGACAAGTATCTAGACCTGGAGCGACGGTTCGAGGATCTGCAGAAGCGCTTGCTGGCACAGgaattgcagcagcagcagcagcaccaagacCAGAAGGTGAAGCAGGAACCGCAGGAAGATGACGTCGTCAAGGGTAGTGTGGGTTGCGTTACTGCCGGGCGCCAAACGGGATCAGCAGCATCCCCACGATGCCCTCAGCAGCAGGGACTGTACAA GCGGTCCGGCGGAAGCGCAAACGACACTCCCCTCGACGGCGAACAGCGACCCGCGGCTGGCAGCCCTCTGGAAGATCATTGCCATCTGCCTGCTCTACAAGACATGTTCGAAGATTTCGACGTGTCCCAGCTCGAAGAGCTTGCCGAAAGCCTGCTCGCAGGTGTCGGCGCAGACCTGGAAGACATTGATCGAGCAGGCCGCCCGGCTAATGCCGAAGGCGACCGCACCGGCCAGCGCCTGTCTGGATCAGTGGTGGGGCCCGCAGCAGAACTCATGGAATCCGGTCGACCGGAGACCCCTACGGGAAATCGCCTAATACTGACCACGCACAACTACAGCAAGTCGCCGTTTTACGAGCACtccgatgcagcagcagcaccagcacatcCACCGGTAGTGACTATTCAGCCCAAGAGAGAGCGGGATGAGCTGGAAGGGTCGATTGCGACAACCCTGCAGCACCACCAACCCGCCCCAATCCTACCGAACGGCTGCAGTGATACACTCTACGGCACGTACGACAACGAAACGAACTGCATTACCATTGTACTGGCGGGAGATCAGGAACAGGTCAGCGAAACGACGACAGTCACCTGCATGGAGGACGGTGAGGCCGTAGCATTAAGCGAGGAGTTAGTTCTGGTAGatcagcaggagcagcagcagcagcagcaggtggaGATCCTGATGGAAGAAAACTGTCCAACGTCGGCCCTCCCGTCGGAACCATTCTGCCCACTTGCACCGATCACGATCAGGCCACCTTCGCCGCTGCAGGATCTGCTGTCCCCGATCGCACCCCAACCGCTCAAGAGTCCCGGTGGGTTCTCGAGCGTGTCCGATGCCGGGTACGAATCGGTCGGATCGCCAACACCCGCCTCGATTGCTTGCGATAAGATATCGCCCACCGATCCCAGCACGATGTCACTCGATTACGAGTTGTGCGACGATTTCAACACATTCTGGAACTTGGACCCACTgtttccgattctggagtGA
- the LOC1271341 gene encoding uncharacterized protein LOC1271341 — protein MSSSIHVESAAQNHNNGTAAGGGTMPVGAEKWYGNGTKGTANVQPHQRPRRLSFNGSDMELSDLKGVQGAASDREKNAIDTKQTLILLAVATTLAVSIKYLLPSFDLESYRSIGSRVVAVVDNVWQDFLTRCTRVRLPTFSWKMENLLQQAGAVSHTLYAVAFGLLLSSFTWYIIYLDSSIPGVNPPTPFSASKKRYRGGPPSKERRFHLPYITALLSGVVGFLIVLLVNE, from the exons ATGTCGTCTTCAATACACGTCGAGAGTGCGGCACAGAATCACAACAACGGAACAGCAGCCGGCGGCGGTACTATGCCCGTCGGGGCGGAAAAATGGTACGGCAATGGGACGAAAGGAACGGCCAATGTGCAACCGCACCAGCGTCCCCGAAGGCTATCGTTCAACGGGTCCGATATGGAGCTTTCCGACCTGAAGGGTGTTCAGGGAGCCGCATCCGATCGGGAGAAGAATGCCATCGACACGAAGCAAACGCTGATCTTGCTGGCCGTCGCCACAACGCTTGCGGTTTCCATCAAATATCTGCTTCCGTCCTTCGATCTGG AATCATACCGATCGATCGGTTCCCGAGTCGTCGCAGTGGTGGATAATGTGTGGCAAGATTTCCTAACTCGGTGTACCCGTGTCCGGCTGCCGACCTTTTCGTGGAAGATGGAAAACCTTCTCCAGCAGGCTGGTGCGGTGTCGCATACGCTGTATGCGGTCGCTTTCGGGCTGCTGCTTTCGTCGTTTACCTGGTACATCATCTACCTGGACAGCAGCATTCCGGGGGTGAATCCACCGACACCGTTTTCGGCCTCGAAGAAGCG CTACCGTGGTGGACCACCTAGCAAGGAACGCCGGTTTCACCTACCCTACATAACGGCCCTGCTGAGCGGCGTGGTTGGATTCTTAATTGTACTTCTCGTCAATGAGTAG
- the LOC1271336 gene encoding GTPase Era, mitochondrial, translating to MHDIGMALLLLRRIRIGPAPFLGLQHCQRCFSARLSENVSNESGTEQSNTPADSNSAERLIKVAIVGMPNAGKSTLINRLIDQRVCPVSAKVHTTRKASKAIHSKVNSQAILFDTPGLVGSREIKKHQLDTQFVSACRHAIQHSALIGVVHDVSNSWTRHALSPVLLRVLEEYAHIPSFLILNKIDTLKSKRILLDIVRNLTCDQLASIRNYGPPTRRRKSRDAGAEEKAPSDGLEGKEITSPSRVEGWPHFTEIFMVSAMTGDGLREVMSFIHANAKQQPWEHLPDEHTDQPPEQLIVQSVRARLLDFMPQEIPYLLQTELEYYEVVGGRILASTIVTCPNDRIARLVCGETNGKLRQINEQVTSDLIETFGMPVLLTITTRVRNKESKS from the exons ATGCACGACATTGGGATggctttgctgttgctgcgaaGAATCCGTATCGGTCCAGCACCATTCCTGGGCCTGCAGCACTGCCAGCGGTGCTTTAGTGCTCGGTTGTCAGAGAATGTAAGCAACGAGAGTGGAACCGAGCAGTCGAACACACCAGCCGACAGCAATAGCGCGGAACGGCTCATCAAAGTGGCCATCGTGGGAATGCCAAATGCTGGCAAAAGTACActgattaatcgattgatagATCAACGA GTCTGTCCCGTGTCGGCCAAGGTGCACACCACGCGGAAGGCCTCGAAGGCTATCCACAGCAAAGTAAACTCGCAAGCAATCCTGTTCGACACACCGGGGCTCGTCGGTAGCCGGGAAATTAAGAAGCACCAGCTGGACACACAGTTTGTGTCTGCGTGCCGGCATGCCATCCAACATTCGGCCCTAATCGGTGTTGTGCACGATGTGTCGAACTCGTGGACACGCCACGCGCTCAGCCCGGTGCTGTTGCGTGTGCTGGAAGAGTACGCCCACATACCGAGCTTTCTGATACTGAACAAAATCGATACGTTGAAATCGAAGCGCATCCTGCTGGACATTGTGCGAAACCTGACGTGCGATCAGCTGGCAAGCATCCGGAACTACGGTCCGCCAACTAGGCGCCGGAAGAGCAGGGATGCTGGCGCTGAAGAGAAGGCACCAAGCGACGGTCTGGAGGGGAAAGAGATTACATCTCCATCGCGGGTGGAAGGATGGCCCCATTTCACGGAAATATTTATGGTCTCCGCCATGACCGGCGATGGGCTGCGGGAGGTAATGTCGTTCATACACGCGAACGCGAAACAGCAGCCGTGGGAACATCTGCCGGACGAGCACACGGACCAGCCGCCGGAACAGCTGATCGTGCAGAGCGTTCGGGCCCGGTTGCTCGATTTTATGCCACAGGAGATACCGTACCTGCTGCAGACGGAGCTGGAGTACTATGAGGTGGTGGGGGGTCGGATACTGGCCAGCACCATCGTTACCTGCCCGAACGACCGGATAGCTCGGCTGGTGTGCGGCGAAACGAACGGGAAGCTGCGCCAAATCAACGAACAGGTAACGTCGGATCTGATCGAAACGTTCGGCATGCCCGTGCTGCTCACGATAACGACAAGGGTGCGCAACAAAGAGTCGAAATCATAA
- the LOC133393221 gene encoding uncharacterized protein LOC133393221, protein MYNNRSCPHTPAPRKAGPRFPMSAAILETPSIMSSFRELEQPNGAANASHPPAPKQFIMSYSSNAPNGRNGCVEKATVNQQRHDLNATQSLNGSFLDCSFSSSFTTSMTTQNRKVPLANSSTNNLKTNTTLKGWSSSSKPTVGLQNLHRSSASSGGGSNVTCPSYTGTTFGHEKRKHPAEHSASKYSKTTAANFPKGSSTLTAATGDVSAGTQQQNLKPASLRILSGTIEHLQKAIREQGRQVPLLLETVANVISIKPGTKVKEKIILLRHRNQGPVMQGVFYEIDHDLPPLAPGDLVRCVGRLQPVGSRLQILKINRTTEAYGRAIMRLQTVSAFTAKVRR, encoded by the coding sequence ATGTACAACAACCGTTCCTGTCCGCACACACCGGCTCCGCGGAAAGCCGGGCCACGGTTTCCCATGTCGGCGGCAATACTAGAAACTCCCTCCATAATGAGCTCGTTTCGAGAGCTGGAACAACCGAACGGTGCAGCAAATGCATCCCATCCACCTGCTCCAAAGCAGTTCATCATGTCGTATTCATCAAATGCGCCGAATGGCAGAAACGGATGTGTAGAGAAAGCAACCGTTAATCAGCAAAGACATGATTTGAACGCTACACAATCATTAAACGGTTCCTTTCTGGATTGCAGCTTTAGTTCTAGCTTCACCACATCGATGACGACACAGAACAGGAAAGTTCCTTTAGCTAACTCAAGCACCAACAATCTTAAAACAAACACTACACTCAAGGGATGGTCGTCCTCATCAAAACCAACAGTGGGATTACAAAACTTGCATCGTTCGAGTGCATCTTCCGGTGGAGGTTCAAACGTCACCTGTCCTTCCTACACCGGAACCACGTTCGGGCATGAAAAACGAAAGCATCCTGCAGAACATAGCGCTTCAAAATACAGTAAAACTACGGCTGCAAACTTCCCAAAAGGATCGTCAACCTTGACAGCAGCTACCGGTGACGTTTCCGCCGGtacgcagcagcagaaccTCAAACCAGCTTCCCTGCGCATCCTTTCCGGTACGATCGAGCACCTGCAGAAAGCGATCCGTGAACAGGGCAGACAGGTTCCGTTGCTACTGGAAACCGTTGCTAACGTGATTAGCATCAAACCCGGCACGAAAGTGAAGGAGAAGATTATCCTGCTGCGGCACCGAAACCAAGGCCCGGTAATGCAGGGCGTATTCTACGAGATCGACCATGATTTACCGCCGCTGGCACCGGGCGATCTGGTACGCTGTGTCGGACGGCTTCAACCCGTGGGAAGCCGGTTGCAGATACTGAAAATAAACCGTACCACGGAAGCGTACGGTCGGGCGATTATGCGCCTGCAGACGGTCAGCGCATTCACTGCGAAGGTGAGACGATAA